One genomic window of Spirochaetota bacterium includes the following:
- the pstB gene encoding phosphate ABC transporter ATP-binding protein: protein MIDNKMEIRNLDLYYGDFQALKSVDMTVGGKNIIALIGPSGCGKSTLLRCLNRMNDLIEGVRITGEVLLEGSNIYKQGMDLYELRKRVGMVFQRPNPFPLSVFENVAFGLRVAKIDNRKAIQEKVEKSLVAAGLWEELKDKFSESALKLPLYQQQRLCVARLLAVEPEVILMDEPCSALDPIATMKIEELMLDLKKQYNIVIVTHNMQQASRISDLCGYMFLGSMIEFDKTAEIFTNPKDKKTQDYITGRYG, encoded by the coding sequence ATGATCGATAATAAAATGGAAATCCGCAACCTGGACCTCTATTACGGCGACTTCCAGGCGCTCAAGTCGGTGGATATGACGGTGGGGGGTAAGAATATCATCGCCCTGATCGGTCCGTCGGGGTGCGGAAAGTCCACACTTCTCAGATGTCTCAATCGAATGAACGACCTGATTGAAGGAGTCCGTATAACCGGCGAGGTGCTCCTCGAGGGCTCGAATATCTACAAGCAGGGGATGGATCTTTACGAACTGCGAAAACGTGTCGGCATGGTGTTCCAGCGGCCAAACCCTTTCCCCCTCTCGGTCTTTGAGAACGTCGCATTCGGCCTTCGCGTCGCGAAAATAGACAACAGGAAAGCCATACAGGAAAAAGTCGAAAAAAGCCTGGTAGCCGCGGGATTATGGGAAGAGCTAAAGGATAAATTTTCCGAATCGGCGCTCAAGCTGCCGCTCTACCAGCAGCAGCGGCTTTGCGTTGCGCGGCTGCTGGCGGTCGAGCCCGAGGTGATTCTCATGGACGAACCGTGCTCCGCGCTCGATCCGATCGCCACGATGAAGATCGAGGAGTTGATGCTGGACCTGAAAAAGCAGTATAATATAGTTATCGTGACGCATAATATGCAGCAGGCGTCGAGGATTTCGGACCTTTGCGGATACATGTTCCTGGGAAGCATGATAGAATTCGATAAAACTGCGGAGATTTTCACCAACCCGAAGGATAAAAAAACGCAGGATTACATCACGGGCCGGTATGGTTGA
- the pstA gene encoding phosphate ABC transporter permease PstA, with product MIRLHPRYTQVAAIATLVVATLLTLGILVFIIVFVLGKGLIHISADFIFSNPEDMGRAGGIFPILIGTITLPILALLIATPLGVGTAIFLTEYTRESRLTRIIRFGADCLAGIPSIIFGLFGYIFFVTTLKMGWSIISGGLTLAFMIMPTIIRTSEEAIKSVPHSFREVSYSLGATRWQTVRKVVVPNALPGIVTGIMLSVGRSIGETAAVIFTAGSALRLPNSLFDSVRTMSVHFYLLAREGISNENAYATAAVLVISILTINLVSYWIMNRFIANKLK from the coding sequence ATGATCAGGCTGCATCCCCGATATACCCAGGTTGCCGCGATCGCCACCCTCGTGGTTGCGACGCTGCTTACGCTCGGGATACTCGTCTTCATCATCGTATTCGTGCTCGGAAAAGGGCTTATTCATATCAGCGCCGATTTTATTTTTTCGAATCCCGAGGATATGGGCCGCGCGGGGGGAATATTCCCGATACTGATCGGTACGATAACGCTTCCCATCCTCGCGCTCCTCATCGCCACGCCGCTCGGGGTCGGGACCGCGATTTTCCTCACCGAGTACACGCGCGAATCGCGGCTGACCAGGATCATCCGGTTCGGCGCCGATTGCCTGGCCGGAATTCCCTCGATCATATTCGGATTGTTCGGGTATATCTTTTTCGTCACTACCCTGAAGATGGGATGGTCCATCATCTCCGGCGGTTTGACCCTCGCGTTCATGATCATGCCCACCATAATCCGCACGAGCGAGGAGGCCATCAAATCGGTTCCCCATTCGTTCCGGGAAGTGAGTTACTCGCTCGGGGCGACCCGCTGGCAGACGGTGCGCAAGGTCGTGGTTCCCAATGCGCTTCCCGGCATCGTGACCGGGATCATGCTCAGCGTGGGAAGGTCTATCGGGGAGACGGCGGCGGTAATTTTTACCGCGGGTTCCGCCCTCAGGCTGCCCAATTCGTTGTTCGATTCGGTGCGGACGATGTCGGTTCATTTTTACCTGCTCGCGCGGGAGGGAATCTCCAATGAAAACGCATACGCGACGGCGGCGGTACTGGTAATATCGATACTCACGATAAACCTCGTGTCCTACTGGATCATGAACAGGTTCATCGCGAACAAGCTCAAATAG
- a CDS encoding phosphate ABC transporter substrate-binding protein — translation MQLTIFRPSQYASNTEFIIPLPCIHISLMEQNMKLNPNKIFFVIMIFLAGLGLVACGKSGNAITVAGSTAFQPFAEKLADQFMAGTPGASVTIQGGGSAVGIQATLSGAADIGMADMVTLPKEALTLKTVIVARDGIVMVVNPKNTVKTLTVDQIRDIYNGKIRNWKDAGGKDHAVTVISREEGSGTRSSFETIIKNVTLTKEAIIQDSNGTVRETVANDINSIGYISHGLVNDKISALLINGVACVNEEINKGRYPLVRPVFLMTREAPQGLSKSFIDYILSEQGQKTILANGLLPAK, via the coding sequence ATGCAATTGACAATTTTCCGACCGTCCCAATATGCTTCCAACACTGAATTTATCATTCCTTTACCTTGCATTCACATTTCCTTGATGGAGCAAAACATGAAACTTAATCCCAATAAGATTTTCTTCGTGATCATGATATTTCTCGCCGGTTTAGGGCTTGTCGCGTGCGGGAAGAGCGGAAATGCGATAACCGTCGCCGGTTCGACGGCGTTTCAACCCTTCGCGGAGAAACTTGCCGACCAGTTCATGGCGGGCACTCCCGGCGCTTCGGTCACGATCCAGGGCGGAGGATCCGCGGTCGGCATACAAGCGACGCTTTCAGGAGCGGCCGATATCGGGATGGCGGATATGGTGACTCTCCCCAAGGAAGCCCTTACGCTTAAAACGGTAATAGTCGCACGGGACGGCATCGTGATGGTCGTCAATCCGAAAAACACGGTGAAAACGCTTACCGTCGACCAGATTCGCGACATCTACAACGGCAAGATCCGGAACTGGAAAGATGCCGGCGGCAAAGACCACGCCGTTACGGTGATCTCAAGGGAGGAAGGGTCCGGCACCAGGTCGTCATTCGAAACGATCATAAAAAATGTCACCCTGACCAAAGAGGCGATCATCCAGGATTCGAACGGAACGGTCCGCGAAACGGTCGCGAACGACATCAACAGCATTGGCTATATCTCGCACGGCCTGGTCAACGACAAGATAAGCGCGCTCCTGATTAATGGCGTCGCCTGCGTTAACGAGGAAATAAACAAGGGACGGTATCCGCTCGTCAGGCCGGTTTTTCTGATGACCCGTGAAGCGCCGCAGGGATTGAGCAAAAGCTTCATCGACTACATCCTGTCGGAACAGGGTCAAAAAACGATCCTGGCCAACGGGCTGCTCCCGGCGAAATAG
- a CDS encoding alpha-glucosidase produces MIERTWWKHGVLYQVYPRSFYDSNGDGIGDIPGITQKLDYLAWLGIAGIWLSPVNKSPMLDFGYDISDYRAIDPVFGTMGDFDTLLRESHRREIRIIMDMVMNHTSNLHPWFLESSSSRGNPRRDWYIWHDGRGGRSPNNWRSAFLGSAWEWHAGTGQFYLHSFLKEQPDVNWRNPELRDAMHGEMRFWLDRGVDGFRLDVANWFIKDAKLRSNPFSFYPLSNRLEKYNRNRPESHDIMKGLRRVVDEYGDRMLVGEVFCYPPGDPALSASYLGDGRDELNLAFDFSIMYRRFNAWRYYRCIRKWYNRIPDNGWPCNVFSNHDQPRNYDRHSGAGDADRRARVTAMLLLTLRGTPFLYYGEEIGMRNSRIPRAQIKDPAGRKFWPIYAGRDPARTPMQWSAAINAGFTGGKVWLPVCIDYLDVNVEAQAADRFSLLNFYRSLIELRNRHGALSHGNWKPLVKGLKGIFAFTRTYREEKLCVVLNFTRGSTEFHAGKPGQWKVLFSTHRSSREHFTELRMRMYPYEGTILEKIGELK; encoded by the coding sequence ATGATCGAACGGACCTGGTGGAAGCACGGCGTCCTGTACCAGGTGTATCCACGGAGCTTCTACGACTCCAACGGCGACGGGATAGGGGACATTCCCGGGATCACCCAAAAACTTGATTACCTGGCATGGCTGGGCATCGCCGGGATATGGCTCTCGCCCGTCAACAAATCCCCCATGCTCGATTTTGGGTACGATATAAGCGATTATCGCGCGATCGACCCGGTTTTCGGCACCATGGGCGATTTCGATACGCTTCTCAGGGAATCGCACCGCCGGGAAATCAGGATCATCATGGACATGGTGATGAACCATACCTCCAACCTGCACCCCTGGTTCCTGGAGTCTTCTTCCTCGCGCGGCAATCCCCGGCGGGACTGGTATATCTGGCATGACGGCCGCGGGGGCAGGTCGCCCAACAACTGGAGGTCGGCGTTCCTGGGGAGCGCCTGGGAATGGCACGCGGGGACGGGCCAGTTCTATCTGCATTCCTTCCTGAAAGAACAACCCGACGTGAACTGGAGGAACCCGGAGCTCCGCGACGCGATGCACGGCGAGATGCGCTTCTGGCTCGACCGGGGCGTGGACGGATTCCGGCTTGACGTCGCCAACTGGTTCATCAAGGACGCGAAGCTTCGCAGCAATCCCTTTTCCTTCTATCCCTTAAGCAACAGGCTCGAAAAATACAACCGCAATCGCCCCGAATCCCACGACATCATGAAGGGATTACGCCGCGTGGTCGACGAATACGGGGACCGGATGCTCGTGGGGGAGGTCTTCTGCTACCCGCCGGGCGATCCGGCCCTTTCGGCGAGCTACCTGGGGGACGGACGGGACGAGCTGAACCTGGCGTTCGATTTTTCGATAATGTACCGCCGATTCAACGCCTGGCGCTATTACCGCTGCATCCGGAAATGGTACAATCGCATTCCGGATAACGGGTGGCCCTGCAACGTGTTCTCCAATCACGACCAGCCCAGGAACTACGACCGGCATTCCGGGGCGGGGGACGCGGACAGGAGGGCGAGGGTGACGGCGATGCTCCTGCTCACGCTCAGGGGAACTCCCTTCCTCTATTACGGGGAGGAGATCGGCATGCGCAATTCGAGGATTCCCCGTGCGCAGATAAAGGATCCCGCGGGCAGGAAATTCTGGCCCATCTACGCGGGCAGGGACCCGGCGCGCACGCCGATGCAGTGGTCGGCGGCGATCAACGCGGGCTTCACCGGGGGAAAGGTGTGGCTGCCGGTGTGCATCGACTACCTGGATGTGAACGTGGAGGCGCAGGCCGCGGACCGCTTCTCCCTGCTTAATTTTTATCGGTCCCTCATCGAATTGAGGAACCGTCACGGGGCGCTGTCCCATGGAAACTGGAAGCCGCTCGTAAAGGGGCTCAAGGGAATATTCGCCTTCACGCGCACGTACAGGGAGGAAAAGCTCTGTGTCGTGCTTAATTTCACCCGCGGCAGCACCGAGTTCCATGCGGGAAAGCCGGGGCAGTGGAAGGTGCTGTTTTCGACCCATCGGTCGTCCCGGGAGCATTTCACGGAGCTGCGCATGCGCATGTATCCGTACGAGGGAACGATACTCGAGAAGATAGGTGAATTGAAATGA
- a CDS encoding glycosyltransferase, with product MSGPPHGPAIMIKRGTGMNSGQAFKNEVMRTLDEFLEGQKRRFPEKECLVMDLHCHDRNSDVPDELLGRMLGVPETWLETDQLIKVLRGNGCDVFTVTNHNNARSCWQLLEKGIDVLVGAEFSCMVPDYKIGIHVLAYGFIPEQERKLLKLRSDIYRFQEYTLEHDIPTIWAHPLYHYKSSGGPPLEFFDKMSLMFERFEVINGQRDSWQNMLVREWIESLTPEKIESLARKFGIPPGTYCSRPYLKAMAGGSDSHMGIFTGQTGVRLHVPEMNHGTNIVRSALALEAIRRGDMAPFGSHNDSEKMAITFLDYFCQIGLKMEDPGMLHILLHKGETRDKLLSFIATNAFSEIRRHKHTINFLKIFHDCFSGKVPGFGKRFVVPKAYREVFQEASTIAEARRADPAGSLQKVERATHAIYDSLERLLFSRLGAKLDQLYKDNDFGTLKVDQIMERFELPSHMRSLFEHFEPERAGKMSTVNLAELFDGLSFPFLASSVIAAAYFASARVMYKSRPLLGEFAERYGTLRHPERTLWLTDTLEDSNGVAMVLTSMLDEVRRKDLPIDFLVASSTLKSGDHLIVVPPVSELTMPFYEQQPVRIPNLLHIHRLFKEGEYSRIICSTEGPMGMVVLYLKYAYSVPAHFYVHTDWMMFADKVLNFDELNKDRLRRLLRTYYKAFDGLFVLNTDQHKWLTGGAMGFDPARVFLTAHWAEKEFRPVDADRKNLFGVYGDAPVLLFAGRISEEKGVMELPAVMEKVRTAYPDVKLVVAGMGPAEAALKRAMPDAVFLGWVDHAKLPEVYSAADMLLLPSRFDTFGCVVLEALSCGLPVVAYKTKGPKDIIVDGINGYLVKTKGEMAARILEFLKDRKLRASFKKESLKRAKEYDPDRIIKRFLNDLTSAA from the coding sequence ATGAGCGGGCCGCCCCATGGGCCGGCAATCATGATCAAGCGAGGAACGGGCATGAATTCGGGACAGGCTTTCAAAAATGAAGTGATGCGGACGCTCGACGAATTCCTGGAGGGCCAGAAGCGGCGCTTTCCTGAGAAGGAATGCCTGGTGATGGACCTCCACTGCCACGACAGGAACAGCGACGTTCCGGACGAGCTTCTCGGAAGAATGCTGGGCGTTCCCGAAACATGGCTTGAGACCGATCAACTGATCAAGGTGCTGCGGGGCAACGGCTGCGATGTGTTCACCGTCACCAACCACAACAACGCGCGCTCCTGCTGGCAGCTTCTCGAAAAAGGCATCGACGTGCTCGTGGGTGCGGAATTCAGCTGCATGGTGCCCGATTACAAAATAGGCATACACGTCCTCGCGTACGGATTCATACCCGAACAGGAAAGGAAGCTCCTGAAGCTCCGGTCCGATATTTACCGCTTCCAGGAATATACCCTGGAGCACGATATTCCGACCATCTGGGCGCATCCGCTCTACCACTACAAATCGTCGGGGGGGCCGCCCCTTGAATTTTTCGACAAGATGTCGCTCATGTTCGAGCGCTTCGAAGTGATTAACGGCCAGCGCGATTCATGGCAGAACATGCTGGTCAGGGAATGGATCGAATCGCTCACCCCGGAAAAGATCGAATCGCTCGCGAGAAAATTCGGAATACCACCCGGCACGTATTGCTCCAGGCCGTATTTAAAAGCCATGGCGGGGGGCTCGGACAGCCACATGGGTATTTTCACGGGGCAGACCGGCGTCCGGCTGCACGTCCCGGAGATGAACCATGGGACGAATATCGTGCGCTCCGCGCTGGCGCTCGAGGCGATTCGCAGGGGAGACATGGCGCCGTTCGGGTCGCATAACGACAGCGAAAAGATGGCGATAACCTTCCTGGATTATTTCTGCCAGATAGGGCTCAAGATGGAGGACCCGGGAATGCTGCATATCCTGCTGCACAAGGGCGAGACCCGGGACAAGCTCCTCTCGTTCATCGCGACCAACGCCTTTTCGGAGATCAGGCGGCACAAACATACGATCAATTTCCTGAAAATATTCCACGACTGTTTCAGCGGCAAGGTCCCGGGCTTCGGGAAGCGCTTCGTCGTTCCCAAGGCGTACCGCGAGGTGTTCCAGGAGGCGTCCACGATCGCCGAGGCGCGCAGGGCCGACCCCGCGGGCTCGCTGCAAAAAGTTGAGCGCGCCACGCACGCGATCTACGACAGCCTGGAGCGCCTCCTGTTTTCACGCCTCGGGGCGAAGCTTGACCAGCTCTACAAGGACAACGATTTCGGCACGCTCAAGGTCGACCAGATCATGGAGCGCTTCGAGCTTCCCAGCCACATGCGGAGCCTCTTCGAGCATTTCGAGCCCGAGCGCGCCGGGAAGATGAGCACGGTGAACCTCGCCGAGCTGTTTGACGGGCTCTCCTTTCCGTTTCTCGCGTCCTCGGTCATCGCGGCCGCCTATTTTGCCAGCGCGCGGGTCATGTACAAGTCCAGGCCCCTGCTGGGAGAATTCGCCGAGCGTTACGGAACGCTGCGCCATCCCGAGCGAACCCTGTGGCTCACCGATACCCTGGAAGACTCCAACGGCGTGGCCATGGTGCTCACGTCGATGCTGGACGAGGTGCGCAGGAAGGACCTGCCCATCGATTTCCTGGTCGCAAGCAGTACGCTTAAGTCGGGGGATCACCTCATCGTGGTGCCGCCCGTATCGGAACTCACCATGCCGTTCTACGAACAGCAGCCGGTCAGGATTCCCAACCTGCTGCACATCCACAGGCTGTTCAAGGAGGGGGAATACAGCAGGATCATCTGTTCGACCGAGGGGCCCATGGGCATGGTGGTGCTCTACCTGAAATACGCGTACTCGGTTCCCGCGCATTTTTACGTGCACACCGACTGGATGATGTTCGCGGACAAGGTGCTCAATTTCGACGAGCTCAACAAGGACCGCCTGCGCCGGCTGCTCCGGACCTATTACAAGGCGTTCGACGGGCTCTTCGTGCTCAACACGGACCAGCATAAGTGGCTCACGGGGGGCGCCATGGGATTCGACCCGGCGCGGGTCTTCCTCACCGCGCACTGGGCGGAGAAGGAGTTCCGTCCCGTGGACGCGGACAGGAAGAACCTGTTCGGGGTATACGGAGACGCGCCCGTGCTCCTGTTCGCGGGAAGGATATCGGAAGAAAAGGGCGTGATGGAACTGCCGGCCGTCATGGAAAAGGTAAGGACCGCGTATCCGGATGTGAAACTGGTCGTCGCGGGGATGGGACCCGCGGAGGCGGCGCTCAAGCGCGCCATGCCCGACGCCGTGTTCCTGGGATGGGTCGATCACGCGAAGCTCCCCGAGGTATATTCCGCGGCCGATATGCTGCTCCTGCCCTCGCGCTTCGACACCTTCGGGTGCGTGGTTTTAGAAGCGCTCTCGTGCGGGCTCCCGGTGGTCGCCTACAAGACCAAGGGTCCCAAGGACATCATCGTCGACGGGATAAACGGATACCTCGTCAAGACGAAGGGGGAAATGGCGGCGCGGATACTCGAGTTCCTGAAAGACAGGAAGCTGCGCGCGTCGTTCAAAAAGGAATCGTTGAAGCGCGCGAAGGAATACGATCCGGACAGGATCATTAAACGGTTCCTGAACGACCTCACGAGTGCCGCATAA
- a CDS encoding HAMP domain-containing protein: protein TVLIFTVVLFGFAMLMVVGLSRVITNPINESIDFAWGFAKGDLGRRIINYNDDEIGRLQSALNSLADALQDKINGFLLEQNKLAATVQSIHEGIALIDTRKRIVLHNRAFSSFLTIDQEILDRNYYEAIRSSSLNAKIEYALSSSVPCSFEEELRSGITCEIYITPISGEHELNGVLIVLHDVTERKRIVKLKTELVGNLSHELKTPITILKGYLETLRENRCDKDTIGELIDKALASVERQNSIINDMLKLNMLETTRAFQDEDVDLRDVIENCLNILTPKVREKRIVVAAQLDALPGAIRANRFLAEEILFNIIDNGINYNRDDGSLTIVAQLQHRRLALEISDTGIGIPPESLDRVFERFYRVNKSRSRATGGTGLGLSIVKHAAELIAWQISVKSTESGSTFTIEIPIEE, encoded by the coding sequence AGACAGTGCTCATTTTTACGGTGGTGCTGTTCGGATTCGCCATGCTCATGGTAGTGGGGCTCTCGCGCGTCATCACGAATCCCATCAACGAATCGATCGATTTCGCATGGGGTTTCGCAAAAGGCGACCTGGGACGCAGGATTATCAATTACAACGATGACGAGATCGGCAGGCTGCAAAGCGCCCTCAACAGCCTCGCGGACGCCCTGCAGGACAAGATTAACGGGTTCCTGCTCGAACAAAACAAGCTCGCGGCGACGGTCCAGAGCATCCACGAAGGGATCGCGCTGATCGACACCAGGAAGCGGATCGTGCTCCATAACCGCGCGTTCAGCTCGTTCCTTACCATCGACCAGGAAATCCTCGATAGAAATTATTACGAGGCGATACGATCGAGTTCCCTCAACGCCAAGATCGAATATGCCTTATCGAGCTCCGTTCCCTGCTCGTTCGAAGAGGAGTTGCGCAGCGGAATCACCTGCGAAATTTATATCACCCCGATCTCAGGGGAACATGAGCTCAACGGGGTGCTCATCGTGCTTCACGATGTGACGGAACGCAAGCGCATCGTAAAACTGAAAACCGAGCTCGTAGGAAACCTCTCACACGAGCTAAAGACACCCATCACCATTCTGAAGGGATATCTTGAAACGTTGCGGGAAAACCGGTGCGACAAGGACACCATCGGCGAGCTGATCGATAAGGCGCTGGCGAGTGTCGAAAGGCAGAACTCGATAATCAACGATATGCTCAAGCTGAACATGCTCGAGACGACGCGGGCCTTCCAGGACGAGGACGTCGACCTGCGCGATGTTATCGAGAACTGCCTGAATATACTTACCCCGAAAGTCCGCGAGAAACGAATCGTGGTCGCCGCGCAGCTTGACGCGCTTCCGGGAGCCATCCGGGCGAACCGGTTCCTCGCCGAGGAGATCCTTTTTAACATCATCGATAACGGCATTAATTATAACCGGGATGACGGCAGCCTGACTATTGTCGCGCAGTTGCAGCACCGCAGGCTGGCGCTTGAAATCTCCGATACGGGGATCGGCATACCCCCCGAATCATTGGACAGGGTTTTCGAAAGATTTTACAGGGTAAACAAGAGCAGGTCGAGGGCGACAGGCGGAACCGGGCTTGGCCTCTCGATAGTGAAACACGCCGCAGAGCTGATCGCCTGGCAAATCTCGGTTAAATCGACGGAATCGGGATCCACGTTTACCATTGAGATTCCCATTGAGGAATAA
- the phoU gene encoding phosphate signaling complex protein PhoU: protein MDRHFDEELVALKGQIIKMSGIAESMVQEVFRSLFEHDMSQFETIRQNEALVNRMQMEIDEHVLRLIALHQPTASDLRFLMGVSKINAELERVGDHAISITHRVSRVLEQEAIKPFVDMPRMAEMARSMFKESLNAFATLDVDAAHHILYRDDQVNRLRDTIVNELVEMMEKNSSSVKVATSLILIANNIEKIADHATNISEVVVFVAQGKDIRHHAHA, encoded by the coding sequence ATGGACAGGCATTTTGACGAAGAACTGGTGGCCCTGAAGGGCCAGATAATCAAGATGAGCGGCATCGCGGAATCGATGGTGCAGGAGGTATTCCGGTCGCTTTTCGAACACGACATGTCGCAATTCGAAACGATCAGGCAGAATGAAGCCCTGGTAAACCGAATGCAGATGGAGATCGACGAGCACGTGCTCAGGCTGATTGCGCTGCACCAGCCCACGGCCTCCGACCTGCGTTTTCTCATGGGGGTCTCGAAAATCAATGCCGAGCTGGAGAGGGTCGGGGACCATGCGATCAGCATTACGCACCGGGTCTCGCGCGTCCTGGAGCAGGAGGCGATCAAGCCCTTCGTCGACATGCCGCGAATGGCCGAAATGGCCCGAAGCATGTTCAAGGAAAGCCTGAATGCCTTCGCGACCCTGGATGTCGACGCCGCGCATCATATCCTTTACCGGGATGATCAGGTCAACCGCCTTCGGGATACCATCGTAAACGAACTGGTTGAGATGATGGAGAAAAACTCATCGTCCGTCAAGGTGGCAACGAGCCTGATCCTCATCGCAAACAACATCGAAAAGATCGCGGACCATGCCACCAATATCAGCGAAGTCGTCGTATTTGTAGCACAGGGGAAAGACATACGTCACCACGCGCATGCATAG
- the pstB gene encoding phosphate ABC transporter ATP-binding protein, producing the protein MTESNKICIHNLNVYWNRVQALRAINLKIPVNKILGIIGPSGSGKTVFLRSLNRLNDLIPEIRIEGSILLDNQDIYHPNLDPVDLRKRIGIVFALPIPLPMSIYDNIVFGPGLSGTVSRERLDQLVESSLKSSFLWDEVKDRLKSSAMRLSGGQQQRLCLARVLAMEPEVILLDEPCSGLDPISTAEIEHALTVLKKDYTIILVTNNTKQAARIADNTAFFLMSELVEYGPTEEIFTIPRDKRTNDYITGRFG; encoded by the coding sequence ATGACAGAATCGAATAAAATCTGCATACATAACTTGAATGTGTACTGGAACCGCGTCCAGGCGCTCAGGGCCATCAACCTGAAAATTCCCGTGAACAAGATCCTGGGAATTATAGGCCCGTCGGGGTCCGGGAAGACGGTTTTTTTGCGTTCCCTGAACCGTCTCAATGACCTGATCCCTGAAATACGCATTGAGGGCAGCATATTACTTGATAATCAGGATATTTATCATCCCAATCTTGACCCGGTAGACCTGCGAAAACGGATTGGCATCGTGTTCGCGCTTCCTATTCCCCTGCCCATGTCCATTTATGACAATATCGTCTTTGGCCCGGGATTATCAGGGACCGTAAGCAGGGAGAGGCTGGACCAGCTTGTCGAAAGCAGCCTGAAGTCTTCGTTTCTCTGGGACGAGGTTAAGGATCGCCTGAAGAGCTCGGCCATGCGCCTGTCCGGGGGACAGCAGCAGAGATTATGCCTTGCGCGCGTGCTTGCTATGGAACCCGAGGTAATTTTACTCGACGAGCCGTGTTCCGGATTGGATCCCATTTCCACCGCGGAGATCGAGCACGCGCTGACCGTCCTGAAAAAGGATTACACGATCATACTCGTTACCAATAATACGAAACAGGCCGCGCGAATCGCCGACAACACCGCGTTTTTCCTCATGAGCGAACTGGTCGAGTATGGACCCACAGAGGAGATTTTCACGATTCCCCGGGATAAACGGACCAACGATTATATTACCGGGCGTTTCGGGTGA
- the pstC gene encoding phosphate ABC transporter permease subunit PstC — protein MRLISEAGIRRILTGIAFSAIAMLLLIVLFILKEGLPFIFKIGPGNFLFSSDWSPLNGKFGIFAMIVGSLWVTAGALIIGVPLGLAGAIFLSEFLPRWAMRIIKPTIELLAGIPSVVYGFIGVMVLAPIIREYLGGPGLSILAASIILGVMILPTILSISIDSIKAVPNSYREGAFALGATHWQTIHMAVLPAAKSGIIAGIILGLGRAIGETMAVIMVVGNAAKIPTSVLDSVRPLTANIALEMGYATGIHRQALFATGVVLLVIIMVLNYAANLAIKNMVKK, from the coding sequence ATGCGATTAATATCCGAAGCAGGAATTCGCCGGATTCTTACCGGCATCGCTTTCTCCGCGATAGCGATGCTCCTGCTCATCGTGCTCTTCATATTGAAAGAAGGTCTGCCGTTCATCTTCAAAATCGGCCCCGGCAATTTCCTTTTTTCTTCTGACTGGTCCCCGCTGAACGGGAAATTCGGGATATTCGCCATGATCGTCGGCTCCCTGTGGGTGACCGCCGGCGCCCTTATAATAGGCGTGCCGCTGGGACTGGCGGGCGCGATATTTTTATCCGAGTTCCTTCCACGCTGGGCGATGCGGATAATAAAGCCCACCATCGAACTGCTGGCGGGCATTCCCTCCGTCGTCTACGGTTTCATAGGGGTTATGGTGCTGGCGCCCATCATTCGGGAATATCTTGGCGGACCCGGTTTATCGATACTCGCCGCCTCGATCATCCTTGGAGTGATGATCCTTCCCACGATACTTAGCATATCTATCGATTCGATCAAGGCGGTGCCCAACTCATACAGGGAGGGCGCATTCGCGCTTGGCGCGACACACTGGCAGACGATACACATGGCGGTGCTTCCGGCGGCGAAATCCGGAATAATCGCGGGGATCATCCTGGGACTGGGGCGGGCGATCGGCGAAACGATGGCGGTGATCATGGTTGTCGGGAACGCCGCGAAAATCCCGACCTCGGTGCTGGATTCGGTTCGTCCGCTCACCGCGAATATTGCGCTGGAAATGGGATACGCGACCGGCATTCACCGCCAGGCGCTGTTCGCGACGGGAGTGGTGCTTCTCGTCATCATTATGGTCCTGAACTATGCCGCGAATCTGGCCATCAAGAATATGGTGAAGAAATGA